One Microplitis mediator isolate UGA2020A chromosome 3, iyMicMedi2.1, whole genome shotgun sequence DNA segment encodes these proteins:
- the LOC130664557 gene encoding peroxisomal membrane protein 2, translating to MSLSKPSEIVFNLVASYMNNLYNNPIKTKAITSCLIATFGNYIAQKTRGVKEIDHDVLSAYGLFGLLFGGPVPHYFYKIIYKYFKHPLAILLIERLLYTPCFQVLSLYMLSRFEGKSHQQSCTNLQRLYWPVLSANLKYLTLLQFINIRYVPPMLKVLVVNIIGLAWTIYLANVRASDARRQRRH from the exons atgtcgTTATCAAAGCCATCAGAAATAGTTTTTAATCTTGTTGCTTCTTATATGAataatttgtataataatccaataaaaacaaaagcgATAACCag ctgTCTCATAGCAACATTTGGAAATTACATCGCTCAAAAAACTCGAGGAGTCAAAGAAATTGATCATGATGTATTGTCAGCTTATGGATtatttgg aCTTTTATTCGGTGGACCAGTACctcattatttttacaaaataatttataaatatttcaaacatCCATTagctattttattaattgaaagaTTATTATACACTCCATGTTTCCAAGTTCTTTCTCTTTATATGTTGTCACGGTTTGAg gGTAAATCTCATCAACAATCTTGTACAAATCTCCAAAGACTTTATTGGCCGGTACTTAgtgcaaatttaaaatatttaacactacTGCAATTTATAAACATACGTTACGTTCCTCCAATG TTGAAAGTTTTGGTTGTCAACATAATTGGGCTAGCATGGACAATTTATTTAGCAAATGTCCGAGCAAGTGACGCAAGAAGACAAAGAAGACATTAA
- the LOC130664554 gene encoding vacuolar fusion protein CCZ1 homolog has product MTSKSDVTLDHFYVFNGNYSKREGDEEKKIFYYYPEKIDIDTKIRNVGLSEAIIKFTESFNPGQTCDYCNNHKTRQIYYQPEPDFWMIMIIGVPYVVKNKDGIDYTEYQHDEVSSSVCQAILKQAYMRFRLFMGSFETILNDPQYGSVTLLRHKLDYFYTGYLPSLKLNHRDILDIYQGLQFLPLDKITFLKVQCFMNLIEATFPQIKYTAFLYNDQLVWSGLEPEDMQVIYNYLISSLLPEYLEKEFHSGSMPRNSASPFTSSHYGKFITGASSINESIGITKSPKVFINYPSKPTSLYLVVYSALSATLCLFVDSTSLLIDYLKSLDAFLGPQLTTLVNTVAEQCSKHVPDVSDSTPKYLYFNRLNLAYKSTIHLDNRRCSNVLTTPEVLRIITDINSDTNRLKEDGETIIKTMSDYWVVGKLSNLREFYVVIQQKNANIIEIDDEVKRLCDKQLKSIFFH; this is encoded by the exons atgacgTCAAAATCAGATGTTACATTGGatcatttttatgtttttaatggAAATTACTCTAAAAGAGAAGGcgat gaagaaaaaaaaatattttattattatcctgaGAAAATAGACATTGATACTAAAATTCGAAATGTTGGATTAAGTGAagcaattattaaatttacaga aTCATTTAATCCAGGGCAGACATGTGATTATTGTAATAATCATAAGACGagacaaatttattatcaaccaGAGCCAGATTTCTGGATGATTATG aTAATCGGAGTTCCCtatgttgtaaaaaataaagacgGTATTGATTATACGGAGTATCAACATGACGAAGTGTCAAGTTCAGTATGTCAAGCAATACTCAAACAAGCTTACATGAGATTTAGGCTGTTTATGGGATCATTTGAAACTATATTAAATGATCCTCAGTATGGATCAGTTACATTACTCAGACATAAATTAGACTATTTTTATACTGGG TATTTACCATCTTTGAAGCTGAATCATCGTGATATACTTGATATTTATCAAGGATTACAATTTTTACCATTAgacaaaataacatttttaaaggTTCAATGTTTTATGAATCTTATTGAAGCAACGTTCCCTCAAATTAAGTACACAGCATTCCTTTATAATGATCAATTAGTatg gaGCGGCTTAGAACCAGAAGATATGCAAgtgatttataattatttaataagcaGTCTTTTACCagaatatttagaaaaagaaTTTCATAGTGGATCAATGCCACGTAATTCAGCCTCACCGTTTACAAGCTCACATTATGGAAA ATTTATAACCGGAGCATCCAGCATCAATGAATCAATTGGTATTACAAAATCACcaaaagtatttataaattatccaaGTAAACCTACCTCATTATATTTAGTTGTTTATAGCGCCCTAAGTGCGACTTTATGTTTATTTGTCGACa gtacaagtttattaattgattatttaaaaagtcttGATGCATTCCTGGGTCCTCAATTGACGACTCTAGTTAACACAGTAGCAGAGCAATGTTCTAAGCACGTACCAGACGTCTCTGATTCAACTCCGAAGTATCTTTACTTCAATAGACTAAATTTGGCGTACAAAAGTACTATTCATCTTGACAATAGAAGATGTTCTAATGTACTGACAACTCCAGAAGTATTGAGAATAATTACGGATATAAATAGTGATACAAATCGACTGAAAGAAGATGGCGAAACGATTATTAAAACTATGAGTGATTATTGGGTTGTTGGTAAATTATCCAATTTACGTGAATTTTATGTTGTGATACagcaaaaaaatgcaaatattATTGAAATCGATG atgAAGTTAAACGACTGTGCGATAAgcaattaaaaagtatattctttcattaa
- the LOC130665761 gene encoding uncharacterized protein LOC130665761 — translation MAQGKMKIKTKLPDSAKAKQGKNKKGPAIQRRGNAPIKAKKAKIVEAHKLKQMITKTVNKAAETELRERALDGKMGLTKKKAPAASTS, via the exons ATGGCTCaaggaaaaatgaaaataaaaacaaaacttcCTGATAGTGCTAAAGCTAAacaaggaaaaaataaaaaaggaccAGCTATTCAACGTCGTGGAA ACGCTCcaataaaagcaaaaaaagcaaaaatagTTGAGGCGCATAAATTGAAACAAATGATTACTAAAACAGTCAATAAAGCAGCTGAAACAGAATTACGAGAACGCGCACTCGATGGAAAAATGggattaactaaaaaaaaagcaccAGCGGCATCAACGAGTTAA
- the LOC130664552 gene encoding uncharacterized protein LOC130664552: MGRKAKYGEAATPKGPGRKARKQGDPVLPRYLQAEKKEKSNPRAKRRSDSMKRKPKKGGKFHKDGPAFKKQKVAVKTESEDESDPEYASEEENQMNGEAKPGSFVRQKRDILADGSDGEADGTEDEEANEGTDGNDENDSDEGGDDDDDDDDNDDDLLPIERESKRLQKEQEEEKKLDEAETDEMVRQCVFEFPSEEELKEPISLKDIQTRIRDIVMVLNDFKRLRDPNHARSEYLELLKSDLCSYYSYNEFLINLLMQIFPLGELIDYLEASEVQRPLTLRTNTLKTRRRDLAQALINRGVNLDPLDKWTKVGLVVYSSQVPMGATPEYLAGHYVLQGASSLLPVMALDPQENERILDMSAAPGGKASHIAAQMKNTGVLFANDVNSDRLKAVVGNFHRLGIVNSVITNYDGRKIPGIIKGFDRVLLDAPCTGTGVVAKDPSVKTNKDQADIQRCCTLQRELLLAAIDCVNAKSKAAVIVYSTCSILPEENEWIVDYALKKRNVKLVPTGSDFGEEGFVNYRHHRFHPSLKLTRRYYPHTHNVDGFFVAKLKKFSNAIPMKSKEDKGDKEEEDMEVDEQEVQVTKKDEKVEGKKSKNKTKKTEGDEQKVQVTKKNIKIEGKKSKNKTKDTEVDEQEVQVTKKNVKIEGKKSKNKKKNTEVDEQEVQVTKKNEKVKGKKKKNKILNGGDVKNESEEMELEAEIEIKKEKNDKGEKQRNKFSNKVSRKNVKDEEKAEVEEKVEMKKKAKKEKISDKSAANLKNKIKIKQEMKKKKIMKNV; this comes from the exons ATGGGACGTAAAGCTAAATATGGCGAAGCCGCTACTCCTAAAGGACCAGGAAGAAAAGCTAGGAAACAAGGGGATCCCGTATTACCACGTTATTTGCaag ccgagaaaaaagaaaaatcaaaCCCGCGAGCAAAAAGAAGGTCTGATTCTATGAAaagaaaaccaaaaaaaggtGGAAAATTTCACAAAGACGGTCCTGCATTTAAAAAACAGAAAGTTGCTGTTAAAACTGAGTCTGAGGATGAATCTGATccg GAGTACGCTTCTGAAGAAGAAAACCAGATGAATGGTGAAGCGAAACCGGGATCATTCGTTAGGCAGAAGCGTGATATTTTAGCTGATGGTTCTGATGGTGAAGCTGATGGAACTGAAGATGAAGAAGCTAACGAAGGAACTgatggaaatgacgaaaatgATAGTGACGAAGGTGGAGacgatgatgacgatgatgatgataacgACGACGATTTACTTCCCATTGAACGTGAAAGCAAAAGACTACAAAAGGAACAGGAAGaggaaaa AAAACTAGATGAGGCAGAAACAGACGAAATGGTCCGTCAGTGCGTCTTTGAATTTCCATCTGAAGAAGAATTAAAAGAGCCAATAAGTTTGAAAGACATTCAAACCCGTATCCGTGACATAGTGATGGTACTAAACGACTTCAAACGTCTCCGAGATCCAAATCATGCCCGTAGCGAGTACTTGGAGCTTCTCAAGTCCGATTTATGCTCTTACTACAGTtacaatgaatttttaattaacttactcaTGCAAATATTCCCTCTGGGTGAGCTTATCGACTACCTGGAAGCCAGTGAAGTCCAGCGACCTCTGACACTGCGTACAAATACATTGAAAACACGCAGACGTGACTTGGCCCAGGCTTTGATTAATCGTGGCGTCAATCTAGACCCTCTAGACAAGTGGACCAAGGTCGGTTTAGTTGTCTATTCATCACAAGTACCAATGGGTGCTACACCAGAGTACTTGGCTGGACACTACGTACTCCAAGGAGCTTCGAGTCTATTGCCAGTTATGGCGCTAGATCCCCAAGAAAATGAACGGATACTTGACATGTCTGCAGCACCAGGTGGCAAAGCTTCTCACATTGCAGCGCAGATGAAAAATACTGGCGTTCTTTTTGCTAATGATGTTAACTCTGATCGTTTGAAAGCTGTTGTTGGTAACTTCCATAGACTGGGAATTGTCAATTCCGTGATTACGAATTACGATGGTAGAAAAATTCCTGGAATTATCAAAGGATTTGATCGTGTGCTGCTGGATGCACCTTGTACTGGTACTGGAGTTGTAGCTAAAGACCCAAGTGTCAAGACAAATAAAGACCAAGCTGACATTCAACGCTGCTGTACTCTGCAGAGAGAATTACTGTTGGCTGCGATTGATTGCGTCAATGCTAAATCTAAAGCTGCGGTTATTGTTTACTCTACATGTTCGATTTTGCCTGAGGAAAATGAATGGATTGTTGATTATGCTCTGAAGAAACGTAATGTCAAGTTAGTGCCAACTGGTTCGGACTTTGGGGAAGAAGGTTTCGTTAATTATAGACACCATCGCTTCCACCCCTCGTTGAAACTTACGAGAAGATATTATCCGCATACGCACAATGTCGATGGATTTTTTGTTGCtaaattgaaaaagttttcTAACGCCATCCCGATGAAAAGTAAAGAAGATAAAGGTgataaagaagaagaagatatGGAAGTAGATGAGCAGGAAGTTCAAGTGACGAAGAAGGATGAAAAGGTTGAGGggaagaaaagtaaaaataaaacaaaaaaaacggaAGGGGATGAGCAGAAAGTTCAAGTGACGAAGAAGAATATAAAGATTGAAGggaagaaaagtaaaaataaaacaaaagataCGGAAGTGGATGAGCAGGAAGTTCAAGTGACGAAGAAGAATGTAAAGATTGAAGggaagaaaagtaaaaataaaaaaaaaaatacggaaGTGGATGAGCAGGAAGTTCAAGTGACGAAGAAGAATGAAAAAGTTAAAgggaagaaaaagaaaaataaaattctgaaCGGTGGAGatgtaaaaaatgaaagtgaagAAATGGAGCTGGAGgcggaaattgaaataaaaaaagaaaagaatgaTAAAGGTGAGaaacaaagaaataaattttccaataaaGTTTCTAGGAAAAATGTTAAAGATGAAGAAAAGGCGGAAGTTGAAGAGAAGGTTGAGATGAAGAAGAAagcaaagaaagaaaaaataagcGATAAGAGTGCAGcaaatttaaagaataaaataaaaataaagcaagaaatgaaaaaaaagaaaataatgaaaaatgtataa